CTGCCATTGCCACGCTAAAGTATTTACAGCCAAACCACGAAAAATACGGCGCTATGGTTATGCCAGCATGAGCTTCCGCCTGAACAACAAGCTGGGGtattttcccaggcagccgaagCCCTCAGAGCCCTCAGAGCCCTCAGAGCCTGTTGCCGGAACGCTTTTCCCcgccagggctgcagctccaccGCTGCCTTCCTGCGGCCTCAGCGACTCCTCCCAGGAAGTCCCAGCCGCAGGTGAAGCCTTTCGGGCAGAGGAGAAGGCACAATGTGTGCccgggcagctgtgccaggctttGCAGCGTAAAGCAGCGCGGCCCAGCTCGATGTAAGTTGTTTTTGTCCCCGCAGTCcctctggcagctgctttgtccccagtgtcagctcctgctggcgctgctgctgctctcgCCCTGCACCCGCCCTGGTCCTGGGGCACATGCAGTGTGTCCTGGGGACAGCCGTGTCCCCAAAGCCTCCCGGGTGCACCCCCGAGCTGCCAAGGGTGGGCTTGAGGAGCACCGGGATGGAGGAGACGGCTGCGACCCGCGGGCTGGAGGTGGTGAGTGACCAGTCCCCGAGGTGACCTTCCCGGTTGTCACCTCCAAAAtcctctgctcagcccagtGCACCCTTCCAGAGTCAGCCGTGTCCCGGTCAGCTGCTCCCGggtgctgcccccagccctgtgcacagCTCTTACACAGCTCTGGAGTTTGCTGCAATCTGATAAAGCCTTTTCTACTGCCACACTTTGATTCTGTCCCCTGCATGGTAGATCCCCTCATTCCAGGACTCCTTTGCTTTGCACCCCAAAGCAGTGTCCTCCCACATCTCAGTGTCATGCAAGCACAAGGAGATTTTACAGTTATAAGCAATATGATGCTCTGGCTTCCAAATTTTCCATAAATTCTGCTATTTTTTCCCACTTGATGAACAGATGTGAAACCCCGCTGGTCTcagctggcagctgctttgcactttttttagaaataacagaaaatgcagacaCTGGGGATTTGCATCCTGCACGAAAGGATGGAAAGTGCCCTTAAGAGTATTGAGAGCTTACCTCTGGGCTGGTCAGCTTAGCTTCAaatctgttttaattaatttttttggcaCATGGGTAAATTAATTCATGGCTGGTCATAATAAAGGTGCATACATCGTCCAGCCTCATTGCTTTTATCTCAAGTACCTAACAAAACATTCACTTATTTTAGCTTAAATACTGCATGTTTAAGTAATGCTGTAGAATAGTTGAAGGAACCTGAGGTGAAGGAACAGGCTGCATTTTACACACAGAAATCAACTTGTTTGGGGCCTTGAAAGAAAGATAATCACTAAAATCACTTTAGAGATAGAAGGTGACATCCTGTTAATTGGAATAAAACTTGTGACTaaaccagagctgcagcagctgagagatTCTCTGTGTGGGCCAGGAAGGCGAAGATGTTGCAAGGGAGGAAGGGCAGAGGCAAGAGTTACCTGGGCTCAGTGACACTGGATGGGCAGCTGATGCTGAGTACCAAATTCCCAGAGGATGCCCTCTCACTGGTGTCCATACTCCCATTGGTGCAGAGGAAAGTGGGGGAAGCCTGGATTGGGAGAGAGGAGGCAGAAGTCATGGTTACCCTTGTGATCCTGATCCTGTGTGCCATGGGCACAAAGTACAGCCCCAGTACTGTTGGACATTGCAGTGATGACACACAAAGCAGCTCgttttgccttttcctctctgtggcAGAACAACCTCTGCTTTGGGTCTGGGCCTGGTACAGGTACAAGTGTGCTTTAACCCTGTGGAGCAAttgtcccagccctgtcctttGTCTGGGAATTGCAGGTCTGTGCCTGCAGGAGTGAGACAGCAGGAGCCGTGGCATGCTCAGGAGAGCGGGACCGTCCCTGCGTCACTTCTTGCTGGAGAGGAACAGCAGTGCTGGACATAGCTCGCGCTCCAGAGAGGTATGGAATGCCCAGTGGGACTGTTCCTGGCTGgcagcctgcccagggcagctcagctTGGCAGCAAGAGCAGACAGAGCACGTCAGGAAAAGTCACTCTGTGCAACTTCCTCTGTACCTGCTTATTTCCAGGGAGCGTTTAAAGGATCCTCATAAGGGGATATCCTTCATAGAGGAGAAGGCTCCTTGTTTGTGGGGTTGCTTCATCTGATGGTCTCTACTAGAGCCTCTTGGCTTGCAAAGTACTTGGAAAATATCAGCATCCCACTCAGAGATCCCAACATACAGAGCAAGGCAGtcacacacagcagagcagagagtcAGTGGTGGAAGGTCATGGATGCCAAGTCTTCTGCACTGGCACTCAGCTCTCCTGTGTGGCTGCCAGGCAAACTGCACCTTCTGTCTGGGGACAGAACAGGCTAAAACAGATTCGAGGGCTGCATGGTCCTGAGCCTGTGTTGCTCTCCATGGCAGCATCACACACAGGCTGGGATAAGATGGGATGGAGGGggcatgagaaaaaaaaaaatatttgttatttctgttcCTGAAGCAGACAAGGCCTTTCCTCAGAACTGGGAATTTCAAGGCTTAAGGCACCTTCTTCCCTCTGATCCCCACCACACTTTGTCATCTGTTAAATTCTCTGACCTGtggcctgcagcagccccacctTGCAAGAACAGCGCTGGAGCTGTTAATATTTTGCCTCCAGCTATCTTTTACTTCCCAAGCCATAAATTCTTCTGCTCCCACCCAAATCAGCTCAGGCACCGGGTCTTGTGACTGTAACAGCCATGAGCTTGTGCAGAAAGAGCAAagctgagggagaggagaggagaggagaggagaggagaggagaggagaggagaggagaggagaggagaggagagggagatggacagggagagaagagaggctgccctggagccagTGACTTCTGCTTGTCATTGGCTGCCTGCCTGGCACCAGGGTGGAGCAGAGTCCACCTGGTGCCCTCTGAAACACAGGGCTCCTCGGCTGGGTGTTTGCAAAGGTAAGGGCTGAAGCTGTATAAAAATCTAAGGACCTCAGCACAAAGTATCCTTGGGGCACTGCCAAATTCTAGTGCGGTACTGTGTAAacagcagaggggagcaggtaagtcctgctgcagctgagtgTTGGGAGGAGGCTGACCTGGTATCCCCCCCACCAtcctggcagggcagagcacagacccctgcacatcccagctctgcacctcagctcagctgctttcACATGCCTTCCTTGTTCCAgttcaaatgtattttatttgctgtGGTGACAATGGTTTTCTTGACTCACTGCTTCAGGGCTGCCCTCCTCGTGCCCCCACGCTGGCTCTTTCTGGTGCACTGAGCATCATTTGTCTCCAGtttccagccctttccctgtCTGGTACcttttccctgcactgctgagctACTAAATtctgtctctgctgcttttcatcatcCTCGTGATGAATTCCCCATAAAGCACATCTAACTTTCTCCCACTGTGCTTATCCAACTGGAAGGAGGGTTTTGCTTTCAGTGTTTCCTGCTGTCTTTCTTTCCACTCCCCTGAGCCATGATGTACATGGAAATTACAAACCAGTCATGGCATGGTACCTCAGTGTCTGTACATCACACTgacctctgtgctctgctctctcttGTCTGTACCTAGTTACTGCTTGGGTTTGACATGAACTTTAAATAGAAAACTGCACATTTTATAGCATCTAGAGCAAGCCTCCTCACCAAGCACTTCATCAGTACAGAAGAGTATCTACTTCTGCTCCTTCATAGAACAGCATGGAATAAACTAGTTTGTTCTTCTAGGAAAAGGGGGTATTTCATGGCTTGTAGAGTAAGGAGGTCCTTCCCATGAAGATGGAGAGGTTATGGAATGTAAAAGCCTGAGGTCTGGGGTGCTTGGCCTGGCTGATACAGCCTGGCTGAGCTTGACCCCATGACTGATCCAAACAGGTAATGAGGTTTAAGGCATTGCCACCTCCACAGTGAGTGTACAAAAGGTTCTCTTGTTCATCTATTTTCCCAATTCTTGTTGAAACTTGTAAGTGAAAGCAGAAACCACTGCAACAGTAATACTGCTCCAAGATCAGTCAGGAACAGCCCATGAAGCAATACTAAAGGGCACACCTTCTGTTGGGAAAAACTTCTCTAGGGAGGCCACAGCCCTTTTGTGGCCtcatttaaaagctttaaactcactttctttctcattctctgCAGGCAAAAATGTCAAGGCCAGTGCAAGCTCGGAGGCTGGAGGGAATAGATAAAAATATCTGGTGAGTTAAAAGAATATCTGGTTTACCCAGGTGGTAGATGTGGTTTTAGGCATCCTAAAACCAGATTGAAACCACAGTAgccacacagcacagagcagaagtTTCCCTCAACTGTTTTGCATGTGTTCAGGAAGCACATCAGAGCAAGTTTGTCCCAGAAGACTTTACCATGAGTCAGTGCTGTACCTGCAGCTCTCACTTCTGGGTGTATCAGGTGTTTTGCACCACTGGACAGGCAGAAGCACCGCCCTCCCCCTGACCCATCCACCCAAATGATCCCAGTGGCACCCAAATCTGAGCCAAGTGTTTGCTGCacactggctgcagcctggcaccTGCTCCAAGCTCCCCCTGGGGCACCACAACCAGagaggcagggctgctgcaatGCCATTCCCATCCTGCCAGGCACAATGTAGCACTGGGAAAGTTTTGCGCTGGAAGAGACTTAAATGGTCTTTCCCCAAGGTCCTGCTGTGTCTGGGTTCAAGCTATGAACTGCCAGTGAGCTGGCTCTTGTTTGGTTTGAGATGAGCAGCGAGTTCAACCCACCTTGCCCTCTGCAGAGGCCTTCACAATGTCTAGTTGCTAAATTTTGCAGAGCTGGTATGAGCTTGAAAACCTCCAAGTGCCCTCTTGCTCAGTCCAGTGTGATCAGAAACACCACAGGCTTTCAGCTGTGACCACACACTGACCACAGAGCtgtttcctgggagaaaaacagttaaattaaattaaattaaattgaaacAGTTCCCCCAGTGCAATAGCTAATCATCCTTGGTTTAATTGCAACAGGTCTGAAATGACCTGTGCTTGGTCCTGCCtgcctgtgagcagcaggatggCTCTGCAGGAGGGACTCCAACCCCACTCCCTTCCAAAGGGATGCTGCGAGCAGACCCGGTGCCAGCACATGGCTCAGACCTTCTGAAAGTGcttttgtttcccttctttccAGGGTGGAGTTTGTAAAACTGGCTGCTACCTACTCCAAGGTGAACCTGGGCCAGGGCTTCCCCGACTTCCCTCCACCAGACTTTCTGACAGAGGCACTCACGAGAGCCCTCGGCGGGGGGAACCACATGCTGCACCAGTACACCCGTGCCTTCGTGCGTGACAgatccccctgcccagcactaCCCCCTCAGTCCccaccagccctggctgcttcAGAGCTCACCAGGCAGCAGTAAACAGGAAAAATCATGAGACAAAACATACATCCAGCCTCGACCCACTGTTCCCTGTAACTCCCTGCTTTACTGGGATGCTTgaagcagctgggctggaagaTCTCACAGGGCTCCTGGCTTCCCAGTCCCCTTCCAAGTGTTTATCCTTGGTTTAGGAGTCTTCTGCAACCCAATTCCCACCCTCCTCTCACCCCACAGGGCCACCCGCCTCTGGTGAAGGTCCTAGCCCAGTTTTTTGAGAAGCTGCTTGGACGAGATCTGGATCCTATGACCAATGTGATGGTGACTGTGGGGGCATACCAGGCCctgttctgctgcttccagGCTTTAGTGGATGAAGGTGATGAGGTAACCCAAGAGAAGGCCTTGTTGCACTGGCAGCCTTCCCCCAGGGGTCCTGCAGGCTGGTTTTCATTGtccttttccaaagcaaaaccaaTTTTATCCCCATTCTGCAGTACCTGAGCTtccaaaggaagaaattatctGCTGCAGGGTATTGCATCATTTCTGCATAAAGCAAAATAACCCTTTCTGTCCTGAGTGGTGGTGTCCTTCCTGGCACTCCCCACAGGCAATGCAGGTTCTCCATTACAGTAATTAGGGATTaaaatgtcctgtccctcccATTGCTCTCTGCACTCCTCAGGGAAAGTCTGAGCAGGACCATGAGGATGCTGACATGTCCCTTTCTTCCAGGTGATAATCATTGAACCCTTCTTTGACTGCTATGAGCCAATGGTGAAAATGGCTGGTGGGACACCTGTGTTTGTGCCTCTGAGGCCGGTGAGTGGGTGGAGAAGGGAAGAGTCACAGCAGTCAGGAAAGAGGTGAGTGGTAAACAAGGTGCAGAGGTAGCAAAGCAAACCAAGATTCCCATGTTCTCTCTAGAATCCTCCAAAAGATGGAAAATTGATGTCTAGTGCAGACTGGCAGCTGGACCCAGCTGAACTGGCTTCTAAATTTAGTGAACGGACAAAAGCCATCGTCCTGAACTCACCCAACAACCCTCTGGGCAAGGTAACgctgctggccaagctgggCCCTGAAGCTGCTGGGGTGCTGCAGCCACATTTGCAGTGCAGCACTGACTCAGCCTGCCTTGCACACAAGGGAAGTGGGTGTTGTGGGGGCACCACATGCTGTGCTCAGTCTCCTGGTGTTTTTAAGCCTTGTCTTTTGTGCCAGCAGTGCTTTTGCCCTGTTAGACCACTGCAGCCAGCTCCTACCCCTCCCTGGCATGGGAGATGGTGCCAGGAGGATACACACAACTTTCAGAGAcaagcagggacaggcaggggctCAGAAATGCTCCTGCTGTACCCCTGCtgcactctgtgcctgctgcaggtgttcagccacggggagctggggctgattGCGGAGCTGTGTGTGAAGCACGACGTGCTGTGCATCAGCGACGAGGTGTACGAGTGGCTGGTCTACGACGGGAAGCAGCACACCCGCATCGGTACgggcggggctgggctgggcggggctgctcagggcagggaatgggctTTGCACTGGCAGCCCCTGGAaatcccaggagctgcctgcatgCACAGCTGTACTAGGCATGAATCCCTCACTGAGGGTGGTTTGCTGCACTTCAGTCTCAGCTTCCAAACCAGGTCCTAAACAGAAGCTCTGACTTCAGAGCCAGTCAGAAGGGCAGTCTAGAACAAAAAGCCATTTGGCTCCagtgaaactgatttttttcccatgctttGTAAAGACAGTTTTCCGAGTGTCTCTAGTTCCAGGAAATCAATTTCAACACGGTTTCAACCTGTTCTTCCAGTTGGAGTAACATGCCATCACCTTGATGCAGGGTGATGGTGCTTGGCATCTCTGAGAGCCCCTAGGGCTGGGTACATGACTGTGAAAATGCTTAATTAAAATCAGATGCTTTTGAGAAACCTGGCTGCCTGCTTGGGATGTGCTTTGAGGCTCATCCAGGTGAAAGATGTGCTGTGAACACAAAAGATCACCATGGATGATAGTGGACAGACCACGTGCCATTAATGCTGAGCTCTGCCATTGGGGTTTCTCTCCTTTCATTGCCAGCCAGCTTGCAAGGGATGTGGGACCGCACGGTGATCATCGGGAGTGCTGGGAAGACCTTCAGTGCCACTGGATGGAAGGTGAATATCCCATGTGGCACCTCgttgtgtccccatccccgtccctttgccacagcacagcaccagggACACTGTGGCCACGCTCTGCTTTGAGCCTCGGGGTCTGAAAGTACCAGAGGTGCTTTATGAAAGTTCTGTCTAGAAAGTGCAATGAaaccagcacaggcacagaaaGGAGAGCCTGCGCAGGCAGCCAGAGATTCaccatcttcctcctcctctcctggccacaggtgggctgggctgtggggcccgacaggctgctgcagcacctccGTACTGTGCACCAGAACTCGGTGTACCACTGTGCCACAATTGCCCAGGTAAGGCACCTCCCTGCACCTGGCCCTGCAATTCCCAAGCCCTCAGAGCAGGGGTAAGAGATGGTCCTCTTCCCCACAGCTGACCTGAAAGGCACACACAAGTGATTTGTGGTGCCCTGGAGAggctccttcctctctccctacAGCTGTTCTGTGTCTGGGAGGAAGGGGGGAGTCCAGCCTGCCTGGGGTATATTCCTTATCTTGCATTGACAAATTTAAGAGGCAGTTcagaggggctggaggcagAGAGCTCCCTAATCACCTGTGAATTGCAGGAACTTCAGTTCCCAAGACAGCCCTGACCATCTTCCCACTGGGCACTGGCTCCTCTCTCCTTACAGGAGGCCGTGGCTCAGGGTTTCCAGAGGGAGCTCATGCTCTATGGAAAACCAGAGAGCTACTTTGTCCAGCTGcccaaggagctgcagcagaagagagACTGGCTGGTTCAGAGCCTGGATGGTGTGGGGATGAAACCCATCATCCCAGAGGGCACCTACTTCCTGGTGGCAGACATCTCCCCGTTCAGTGAGTCACCTGCAGTCCTGCCCAGGTGGGCTGGGTGTGGGGTGTGGTACTACTGGCAGGGACAGGAACCTGCATAAACCATCATCAAAGCAGGGATGGGCTGCATGTTCCCCATACCAGCTGCAAGGATGTGGGCTTGGGGCTCGGCTGAAGCACctggcagctgccccagcctctgtcctgctgtgcttctcCTGCAGAATCtgatgtccctgatgtccccagctCAGATGAGCCCTATGACTCCAGATTTGCAAAGTGGATGGTCAAGAACAAGGTAAAAGGGTCTGGCCCTTCCTGCTTCCTACCACCGGCCCTGGGTGGGTTTGTGCCCACCCAAGCTCATGGCTGGGGGGCCTGGCGTTCACCCACActggggcacagcaggctgcaggccagccccagagcaggacCCTCAGCTCCCTGTGCTTCCTCTTCCCAGGGGCTTGCTGCCATCCCGCTCTCTGCTTTCTACAGCGAGGCCCACAAGAGCAACTACACCAATTTCATCCGGTTCTGCTTTGCAAAAGTGAGATATGGGACAGCACTAAGGAAGGCAAGGTTGGGAGTAATAATCAGGGCCGGTTTAATGAGAGAAATGGCAAGAAGAAATTCAGGATGTCGTGGGCACTGGAGCCCCACCATGGCATCCCAGCTGGAGCAACCACTCCTGCAGACACACGAGCTGAGCAGGGGCCACCAGATGTGCCAGGGCCATCCTAAAGGTTGTCCCATCAGCATCCTACATTTCTTGGCCAAGGAAGGGACTCTCTAGGTGCCCCTTTAGCTGCCCAGTGGCTGTGCCTGTCCCACAGATGGCTGTGCCTGTCTCATACTGAACCTGCAATGCTTCGGAATGAGAACAGGATTTTTGTATCAACAATGGCTGCAGTGAGGGGAAATAGGATTTGGCTGGGAGCCACTGACCAAACCTGTGGTGTTTTTTAGGAGGAAGCTACACTGAAGGCAGCAAGTGACATATTGCAAAAATGGAAACAGGAGAAAACCAGCTCCTGAATACACTGAGAGAACCAGGCTCTCCTTGGTCCTCATCTGCCCCAACTGCTCTTCTTCTTCACTTATCTACAAACTTTGGTATGTTCTTACTTCAGTACTTTCAACAACATTTTCTGTGAGACAAATGGTTATGTTTTTCCAGGCTCAGGGCCTGGGGGACATTTTCAGTCACTGTGAAATGATTTCAAGAAGTGAGACTTTGTGTGCACTAACAACATTTGACATTTCTTACATGTAAAAATTCTGCTAATCAGTTCTGGGATGCGTCCAGCAACACACAAGGTGAGGATGGTTACAGGGCTCTATCTCACCACCAAATTCTGAAAAGGTGTTTCAGGACCTACCTTtaaggctgtgctggagggttAGTGTGGTTTGTGTTTCTCCACATCCCCACTCAGGGCAGCATTTCCACCAGCACTCACGTTCCCACAGGACTAGACAGTATCACCAGCCATCAGTAAGGTGACTCCTATGATCCTGACAATTACAAACCCAGTGAAATGACATTTCCCACCATAAACTATTTTCccactatttttttctgtgaatctCTGGAGAAGATGACCACAAAATTGGGTTTCCCTCCGGAAACAGGCTTTCACCAGTAGCCTGGCTATTGTCAAACCTTCCAAATTACTCCTGGCACTTTCTCAGAGCTTGGCAGCATCgtccaggctgcagagcaaaATCTTCTGGCCTCTGACAAATACACACAGTGGCTGGGGAGAATGGGCACCGTGACTTTGGCTGCTCCTACTGCCGGTGGCCACCACAACCTCCCACCCAGTCAGCTGCTAGGGTGACACGAGCAATTCTGGAGAGGCAATTCTTGCATCAGGGTCGATTTCAGCCTGGATAAGAGTGTAAAACATCATCATCAACCACATGGGAGTTGTGTACAACAGACTGTGCAATGAGTGTTTGTAGCAGTTAAATTATTAAAGTGGAATTACTGCAATCACAGAAGAGTAAGTGTCTCTGTAATGACTGCAGGACTGATGGAGCTCTCCATGAGAGCTACCTCATCTGTGCTGGGTCCTGTGATGGTGGCTACTTGTCCCACTCAGGCTGGTGGGGAGAGCTCCGTAGGTTTTCCATATTGGGCTGCAGGTGGTGATACCAGTCCCCttggaggcagagctgcatgggccagcaggagggagggagagagggaaggaggcaaACAGCCACCTGCCTTTTCTGGTGTCCCATCTCACCTGCTTGCTCAGCCTGGGTGGGCGAGGGTGCTGCTGAAAGCCCTTTTGCACCCATATATGTACCAAACGTGGGGAGAGTCGCAGTCGCTGCAACAGAGGAAGAACCGCGCAATTAGATTGTTAATATGAACATTAATTGTAACACCCCCGATGTGCGGGCTCTTATCTAGGCCATGGCACAACCTGCAAAGGGCAGGGTACATCTACCTATCGTCCAAAACACACGCAGGGCTTGTGCAAAGACACGCAGACGCGAGTACGCAGATTTTACACGCACACCCACACGGGAATTGCGATCTTTCTCGGCGCACGGGGCGCGCCCGGCGCTCCGCTCTCCCTGGGGTCACCCATCCTCCCGCGGAACGCGGCCGACCCTGCTTAGCTCCGCTGCCGCGCGGGCCGCTGAAACACCGAACACGTCACTCGGGCCCCTCCCCGCCGTGGGCGGGGCCTGCGCCCGCCGGCCAATCAGCAGCGCGGGGGCGCGGCCGGCAGCGCGGGGAAGATGGCGGACACGGAGAGCGGCGTGGGGAAGCGGCCCAGGGGCGCGCAGGTGGTTTGGGGAGGCCTGAGGGGAGCCCGGGGCATTCCCCGGATCCGGCTCTGAGGGGAGCCCGGCGGTAACGCGTGCTGTCCCCCGTAGGTTGAGGACAGGAAGGTGGACTGGCGGCGCTGGAAGCAGGAGAGTAAGGAAGGGCGGGCACACGCGGGGGCTGGGGCCGCTCGGAGCGGTCACGGCGCGGTGTTTAACGCCAGGCGCTGTTCTCCGtcccagggaaagcagagacgaagaaatggaaggaaattaAGCTGCTGAAGAAACTGGAGAAACAGCGGGTTCGAGAGCTGGCAGAACAACAAGCCCAGAcgcaggaggagcagaaggaagaCAGAGGTGATGCCGCTGTGacccggcagggagacctggGTGGAAAGTGCTAGAAAACCTGGCTGTTAAAAGGCAGTCCATGTTACCTATCGATAGGAAAGGTGTTACTTCATAGATCCGACGTGGATCAGTCCACATGCCCAAACAGGCACAAACACTGTGCAGCAACCACTGCACTAGAGATCTTTCTTAAGAGAAAACCAGTGATTGAATCTAAGAACCAGAAGTTGCTTTTCCCCCACCGGGAGCGCAGCTGAAGCAGTAAATGTGATGCTGCACGTTGGCTGCCAGGCCGTGGCTCTCTCATGTCTCTGCTCCCCAGGCCGTCAGCACACGCTGAGCGTGGCCCTGCCCGGCTCCATCCTGAACAACGCGCAGTCGCCGGCGCTGCGCGCGTACCTGGCGGGACAGATCGCCCGCGCCTGCGCCATCTTCTGCGTGGATGAGATCGTGGTGTTCGACGAGCACGGAGAGGATGTGAAGTAAGGCGAAGACTGAAGGAGAGCATGCTTAGATTAGATTTCAGGAAGGagttcctccctgtgagggtggtgaggccctggcacagctttcccagagaagctgtggttgcactgtccctggaagtgtccaaggccagcttggatagggcttggagcaaactgggatagtggaaggtgtccctgctcatggcaggaggtggaacaagatgatcttttaagctcccttccaacccaggccattctgtgattctctgaaggAAGAGCCATCTTGTTTTGCACAGTATTTCCTCTcagctttctgtttcttcactCTTTCATTAAGCTAAGGCCAAGAAGGAACTGCATGTGCCAGGATTACAGGAACCACTATACCCCAGGGAAAAAGATATTGACTGAACTGCCCTGGCAGCTCAGATCATTTATCCCAACATGGAGTTCACAAAGCAACAGGAGGTCGAGTTCTCCTATACCCTTAAACCTTGctgtggagggacaggacatCTGTCAGGACATCTTCCTGACATCCTGCCACATCACATTAATACATAAAgatcaaaaaacaaaactgaaaaaggtACTTGGTTTGGAGAGAGTTTGAAGGATGATGTGTTCACAGACTGCCTCTGGAGCAGCCCTCTTACAAGGGTTAGAGGGGAGGGATATGCTGCTATTGTCAGATTAAGAAGCAAGGCTTGTCTTCTGGAGACCTGACCAATCTCATGCCGAGTTAACAGGCTGCTTGCTTTCACTTTCAGGAGCGTGGAGGGGGATTTTGAAGGAATTGGGAGGAAAGGCAAGGCTTGTGTGCAGCTGGCTCGGATCCTGCAGTACTTGGAGTGCCCTCAGTAAGTTTGCTTTTCTCTATACTCTGCTCATTTAAGTCAGAATAGGGCTAGAACTGAGATCCAGGTTccataaaaataccttttcacACTTCACCTTTCTCTGGTGACAGGTACTTGAGGAAGTCCTTTTTTCCAAAGCACGAAGATCTGCAGTTTGCAGGTAAGTGCAGTTGTCTCTCTCCTTCCTGAgctctggctctgtgtgtgGGACAGCCAGGACTTTTCCCCACTTTGGCACTGGACGtgagagggaaggagcaggggagcagctgctcctacaCCTGCGTTTTCCTCCCGGCTCCTctttgctctgtgctgttctAGGGCTGCTCAACCCCCTGGACAGCCCCCACCACATGCGGATGGACGAGGACTCGGAGTACCGGGAGGGCATCGTGCTGGACCGGCCAACGAAGCCAGGCAGAGGCTCTTTTGTTAACTGTGGGATGAAGAAGGTGTGTCTGTTACCACAGATGCCAAAACAACTTCCCTCGTCTCTCTGGCAGATTTGCAGCAGGCAGGGTGGGCGCTGCTGGGTTTCTGAAGGCTGCAGTGGGCTGGTGGGGGGTTTAAGGCTGTTGCTGTCTTGTCCCTTCTGACCTGGCAATGTTTGTGGCTTCCCAAGTCCCAGCAGGCC
The genomic region above belongs to Vidua macroura isolate BioBank_ID:100142 chromosome 21, ASM2450914v1, whole genome shotgun sequence and contains:
- the KYAT1 gene encoding kynurenine--oxoglutarate transaminase 1 isoform X1, producing MLRRAGPSLRHFLLERNSSAGHSSRSREAKMSRPVQARRLEGIDKNIWVEFVKLAATYSKVNLGQGFPDFPPPDFLTEALTRALGGGNHMLHQYTRAFGHPPLVKVLAQFFEKLLGRDLDPMTNVMVTVGAYQALFCCFQALVDEGDEVIIIEPFFDCYEPMVKMAGGTPVFVPLRPNPPKDGKLMSSADWQLDPAELASKFSERTKAIVLNSPNNPLGKVFSHGELGLIAELCVKHDVLCISDEVYEWLVYDGKQHTRIASLQGMWDRTVIIGSAGKTFSATGWKVGWAVGPDRLLQHLRTVHQNSVYHCATIAQEAVAQGFQRELMLYGKPESYFVQLPKELQQKRDWLVQSLDGVGMKPIIPEGTYFLVADISPFKSDVPDVPSSDEPYDSRFAKWMVKNKGLAAIPLSAFYSEAHKSNYTNFIRFCFAKEEATLKAASDILQKWKQEKTSS
- the KYAT1 gene encoding kynurenine--oxoglutarate transaminase 1 isoform X2, which encodes MLRRAGPSLRHFLLERNSSAGHSSRSREAKMSRPVQARRLEGIDKNIWVEFVKLAATYSKGHPPLVKVLAQFFEKLLGRDLDPMTNVMVTVGAYQALFCCFQALVDEGDEVIIIEPFFDCYEPMVKMAGGTPVFVPLRPNPPKDGKLMSSADWQLDPAELASKFSERTKAIVLNSPNNPLGKVFSHGELGLIAELCVKHDVLCISDEVYEWLVYDGKQHTRIASLQGMWDRTVIIGSAGKTFSATGWKVGWAVGPDRLLQHLRTVHQNSVYHCATIAQEAVAQGFQRELMLYGKPESYFVQLPKELQQKRDWLVQSLDGVGMKPIIPEGTYFLVADISPFKSDVPDVPSSDEPYDSRFAKWMVKNKGLAAIPLSAFYSEAHKSNYTNFIRFCFAKEEATLKAASDILQKWKQEKTSS
- the SPOUT1 gene encoding putative methyltransferase C9orf114 homolog; this encodes MADTESGVGKRPRGAQVEDRKVDWRRWKQERKAETKKWKEIKLLKKLEKQRVRELAEQQAQTQEEQKEDRGRQHTLSVALPGSILNNAQSPALRAYLAGQIARACAIFCVDEIVVFDEHGEDVKSVEGDFEGIGRKGKACVQLARILQYLECPQYLRKSFFPKHEDLQFAGLLNPLDSPHHMRMDEDSEYREGIVLDRPTKPGRGSFVNCGMKKEVQIDKQLNPGLRVTVRLKEPQNPEAKVRKGTVVSSHHPRTISGLYWGYSVRLASCLSAVFSECPFKEGYDLSIGTSERGSSVDQVTLPSFRHALVVFGGLEGLEAGVDVDPNLEVTDPSVLFDFYLNTCPSQGSRTIRTEEALLISLSALRPHMEEAVKTPRDS